GTCCTGAACCTGAAATAACTGAATCGATTGATTCCGAAGAAGAACTCGCTAAAGAGTGCGAATTTATCCGGGAAGAGGCCAAGAAAGCTGGCTACCAGGAAGGTTTGCAGCAAGCAGCTTCGCATGTTCAAAAGAAACAACAAGAGTTGGCACATTGGCTTGATCTTCTCCAGCATCCTGCTAAATTGCTTGATAATGAATTAAACCAAGAAATCGTTCAAACCATTTTATGGATTTGCGAGGTTTGCATCGGTGTTGAGCTCTCTATACACCCGGAAAAATTATTGACTCTAATTGATGTCATCAAACCAGAGTTGCCCTTGTTGCAAGGTAAGAAACAACTTCTTCTGAATCCAGAAGATGCGGATTACCTCATGAATGAGCTTAAGCCTTCCGGTGATTCCGAGTTAATCCAATTTATTATTCCCGATCCCTCTCTGGCCCGCGGTGATTTTTATTTAAAAAGCGACTTTAGCGATTTAGACGGTAGGGTAAAGACGCGTCTTAAGAATTTACTTAAATCGTATCTACAAAACGATAACCACGATGATATGGACTCAGAATGAAGGCCTATCCATCGCAATTGTATGCGACACTAAAAACAATACGCAGTAAACCGGATTTGGGGTTAATCAGTTGTGGCCGAGTGAGTCGTGCTATTGGTTTAACACTGGAAGCACGCGGTTTTCATCAGCCCGTCGGGGCACGTTGTTGGGTAAAAATCAATAACAAAAAACACGTCGAAGCCGAAGTAGTAGGGTTTGATGATGAAAATGCCTACCTCATGTCAATAGGGCATACACAAGGGATCGCTCCAGGGATGCTGATTATACCTAGTGGTCGTATTGCCCAAGTGAATGTAGGTAATGCCTTACTTGGCCGGGTGCTGAATGGTGCTGGTCAAGTGATCGACGACGGCGGGTCGTTAAAAACTGAAGAAACATATCCCTTAACTAGCCACCCCTTCAACCCGCTCAAACGGGCAACAATTAGTACACCTATGGATGTAGGGATCAGGGCGATTAATGGACTGTTAACGGTTGGGCGTGGACAACGGATAGGTTTATTTGCGGGTTCAGGTGTAGGGAAATCAGTATTGCTTAGCATGATGACACGATTTACTGCCGCGGATTTAGTTGTTGTCGGTTTAATCGGTGAGCGTGGGAGAGAAGTCAAAGAATTTATTGAAAGCAATTTAGGAAAGGAAGGTTTAAAGAGGGCAGTCGTCATAGCCGCACCCGCTGATGAGAGTCCCTTGATGCGTTTACATGGTGCAATGGTGGCAACTAGCATAGCTGAATATTTTCGTGACCGAGGGAAACATGTGCTCCTGCTTATGGATTCCTTAACGCGATTTGCTCAAGCACAACGTGAAATTGGGTTATCCATAGGCGAACCACCAGCAACAAAAGGCTATCCTCCATCCGTTTTTGCCAAGTTGCCTCAACTGGTAGAACGAGCAGGAAATGGTAAACCGGGAACTGGCTCGATAACAGCTTTTTACACGGTTCTTACTGAAGGGGATGATCAGCAAGATCCGATTGCGGATGCGGCGCGGGCTATTCTTGATGGGCATATTGTGTTGAGCAGAGAGTTGGCTGAGTCGGGTCAATTTCCGGCCATTGATATTGAGTCATCCATAAGTCGAGTCATGCCTGCAATTGTTCCCGAATCACAGATGAAAGAAATGCTATTGTTAAAAAAATATCTTTCTATTTATGAAAAAAACAAAGATCTGATATTACTTGGTGCCTATACGAAGGGCAATGATAAACAGCTGGATAAAGCAATCGCTTGTAGGGAAAAGATCAGGGAATATATCATCCAGGATATGAATGAAAAGGTGGATTATGAGACCAGCATTACCTTACTTAATCAACTTGCAAAGACTGTTGAACAGTATTAAAATTGTCCCCTTTTGTCAAGTTTTGAACCTGATCAGGGATAAGTTCAAAGAGTTTAAGCCATGAACCCGCGGATTCCTCGCTTACTGCAGTTACTTGCATTGAAGGAGAAAACGACTCGTTCAGCTGCAGAGAGTTTATTTCGTGCTCGTGAACAATTCCTTAAAGGTAAGGCACGGCACGATCAGTTAGTTGGTTATAGGCAAGACTACATGCAACAACTCAGTGATATTGGTGGCAGTGGGTGTACTCTGGGCGATATGCGCAATCGAATAAATTTTATTGCTCAACTTGATGCCGCACTCTCACAGCTAAATCAACAGTTGGCGCAACTTGCGAAATATCGCTCACACTGTGAAGCGATTTATTTGCGGGCAAAATCCGAACAAGATGCTGTAAAACGTCTAATCGAGCGTGTTGAAGAACAAGAAAATACCAAGAAAGAACGCGCAGAACAAAAGGAAAGTGATGAGTATGCGCAAAAGCAGTGGTATAGTAAAAACTCTGCTACCAATTCGACGAAGCACAGTGAGTAAAATTTTAAAACGTTGCTGGATGTTTCTGGCTTTTTTAATTATTACCGCGGCGATCATGTCAAGCCTTTTTCGTGCCTTAACCCCCTGGGCTAAGCAATACAAGGCAGAAGTCGAACACCAGTTATCAGCCATACTGGGTGAAAAAGTTACCATTAACGCAATGGAAACGGGATGGTACTGGTTTGAGCCGGTAATTAAATTAAACAAAGTAAGCATTTCAGATGGTAGGCAGGAAGTCGTTAAATTAAATCGGTTGCTTGTTGGCATTAATTTATTCAGTTCACTTTGGCATTGGCAAATCCAACCAGGGGTGCTTTTCATCGATGACTTGCATTTAAGTCTGCGTCAAATCAATAACGGCTGGGATATCGAGGGTATCGATGGTTATGATGAACCTAAGATGGGCTGGGATTCAGCCAAACCAATCCTTGCATGGATATTAGCTCAACAAAAAATCATTATTAAAAATCTTTCAGCCCAGCTTTATATGCAGGATGGAACTGTTATTCCGCTTAGTGAGCTAAATCTTAATATCGCTAACCATGCTGGTCACTACAATATCCGAGGTAGGGGAAGTTTAGCGCAAACCGCTGCTACGAATTTTCAATTGCTTGCCGATTTGAATTTGGATCCCTATGCATTGGATAAGACATCAGGGCATGTTTTTTTCTCCATCCAGCACTTGTTACCTGCACAATGGCAGGGGTTTGTTAATCCTTCACGGTTTCAGTTATTAGGCGGAAAAGGCGATGCCCAATTATGGGTGGATCTAGCTCGAGGACAAATACAGAATATCCAATCAAGGCTTCGAGTCCGGAATTTAGCTTGGACTGATAAAGAGACGCAAAAAAATCAAGTCATACAACTCTTGAAAGGAAACTTAGCCTGGAAACCCACGAGAGCAGGCTGGGAATTCACTGGGGATAAAATTCGCTTACACTTAGCAGATACTCATTGGCCTCAGAACAGTTTGTTGCTCCGTTATGAAAAAAATAAGGACGCTTATTTTGTCTATGTCCAGAATATTTTACTCGAATCACTCCTCTCTTCTTCAATCACTTGGCCTCAATCACTCATGCCAATATTAGCCATGAAGCCTCACGGTCAATTTCAGGATACTCAAATTCACGTTAATCAAGGCAAATTGAGTTCCGTGCTTACTCGTTTTTCTAATTTAGGATGGCCTGCCAAGGCGAAGTCGCCTGGGGTAGACAATCTTTCCGGAACTATACATTGGCAGCCGAATGAAGGGAATTTAAAATTAGCAGGCGAGGAAGCCGTACTGACCCAAAAAAAACAACCCGCGATAACCTTTTCAGTGCTGAGTGCTTCTTTTAATTGGCAAACATTAGGAGATGGCCTGCGTGTGAGCATGGAGCATTTTATACTTAACCATCCAAACCTGTTGCTAAATTTAACAGGTGTTTTGGATAAGGTTAATGCAAATTCTTCTGGGCAGCTAAATCTTAAAGGTGAATTTTCTATGAAAAATGCACAGGGATTATTGCCTTATTTACCTTCTAAATATCTCAAAGCAAAATTGGATGCTTGGCTCAAACACGATATTAAGCGAATCAATAAGGCTCAAGGGAAAATTAGTATCAATGGCCCTCTCGCTGATTTTCCTTTTGATAAGCAACCGGGTGAATTTTCGATTAAGAGCCATTTAACCGGTGTCGATTTAATTTTTGCTCCCCATTGGCCCGTAACCAAAAATATCGAAGCTTATTTGCAGGTCGATAAGCGAACTTTAGAGGCGAATATTATCAATGCCGATTTGAAAGAGATGAGGGTGACTGAAGGAAATTTGCGAGTTACTGATTTAGGTTTAGATAAAGAAGTATTACTCATTCATAGCAAATTACGTGCATCGGGCGAAAAAGCCTTAACTTATGTCATGTCTTCACCCCTGAAGAAAAAATTATCGGCACTTACCATGCTAAAGATACATGGTTTGCTTGATTTGGATTTTAGATTGGAAGCTGCGCTATATCCCGGGAATGACACTATTTTGGTGCTAGGCGATATTAATTTCAAGAATAACACCGTCCATGTTCACCACAGTATGGATGATGTGGAGTTACAAAATTTAACTGGGAATTTACAATTCAACCAGAAAGGCGTTATAGGCAGTGGTTTGAAGGCGTTAATTTTGAATAATCCGGCAAACTTAATGATTCAGTCAATCCATGAGCCTATACCCTATACTCAGGTCAACATTTCTGGGGAAACGACCGTTGATGTGCTCAACAAAAAATTTAATCTCCCTATCCTCTCTTTGATGCGCGGGGCTGTGTGGATGGATGGAGAACTTAAGTTAACGGATGATCCCAACGATTTAGATCACCTTCAAGTTAAAACTTCATTAGTTGGCTTAAGTATTGATTTGCCACCTCCTTTTGGCAAAGCAGTTGAAACGAAAATGCCGCTTACCGTAAACATAGATTTCAATCCGCAAAAGGCGGTGAGATTGCGTTTTAACTACGATAATCAATTAAGTAGCGATTTATGGTTTTCCCGGCCTAATGATGCATTTAAATTACAAAAAGGAGAAATACGTTTAGGAGGGGGGGCTGCCAAAGAGAGTAAGCAACATGGTTTACAGTTGGTAGGAGCATTGCCTTATTTTGAATTAGATCAATGGATCAAGACGAAAGCGAAATTACCGGAACTCACAGGTAAAAGTACATTAGTTGATTCATTAAATTTAATCGATGTCAAACTGCATAAAACTAAAATATGGAAGGAAAAATACGACGATTTAGCTTTTAAAGCTTCAAAACTCAACAGTGGTGATTGGATTATTCAATTGGATCAAGCCGCTTTAGCTGCTCGGTTACGTTACCAACCTTCCTCCAACACATTGACAGGTCAATTTGATAAATTAAAACTTGAAAGCAAACCTTCTCAGCCTAATCCAGTAACGGCTGAAGTGAAATCAACTTTAAAGCCCACCGATTTGCCAAACCTTAATTTACGTATCGCATCTTTACAGCTGGGTGCTTTAGATTTAGGCGATGTGAGTTTAAAAGCCAAATCAAAACCTAACCGTTGGCAACTTGACCATTGTGAAATAAAATCGCCTTCTTATTGGCTCACTGCGAAAGGGGAATGGAAGCAAGATGGCAAAGCAAACTCGACTCGATTGCAAGCCGATTTGCACATCAATGATTTAGCATCAAGCTTGCAACGTTGGAAAGTTAGCCCAGCAATTGAAGCACAAAAGGGTGAATTGCGGTTTCGCGGTGGATGGCCTGGCAGCTTGTCTGAGTTTTCATTGGCAAAAATAAATGGTGAGATAGCTATTAATTTTAAAGATGGACGAATTACTAATTTAAGCCCCGAAACAGAAGAAAAACTTGGTTTAGGCAAGCTATTAAGTATCCTTAGTTTGCAAACCATACCGCGGCGCCTGAAATTAGACTTCAGCGATCTAGCCAAAGGCGGTTACAGCTTTGATCAGTTCCAAGGGAGTTTTAACATTACCAATGGGGTTATGACTACACAAGATAGCTTTATTGATGGCCCTGTAGCCCATGCGTCGATGAAAGGAAATTTAGATATTGCTAATCAGTTGTATAATGTGGATTTAAAAATTTCTCCCCACATCACTGCAAGTTTGCCAGTGGTAGCGACCATAGCTGGGGGTCCCGTAGCCGGTTTTGCGACTTGGGTAGCAAGTAAAATAATTAATCAAAGTATGCAAAAGATTAGTGGCTACTCTTACAAAGTTTCGGGTCCATGGAAACAACCCACAGTGGAAGAGATCAGTATCATTAAAAAGCGATTAGCGGCTTATAGAAACCGTTATCGCACGGCTTAAGCAAGAATAGAATCGATCAAGTCCCTATGTTGGGTTTGGCCGTAATTTTGAATAGGATATTTATATGTGGGAGGCGCTCTTTAAATGTTATTGGCAAGTAGCAATCTTAAGAAAGAGTCCGGAGAATACCCCTTACTCTCCATTTTTGTTAGGCCTCATCGCCGTTTTATTTTTTTTGTTGATCATCTTGCAATGGTATCTCGCCGATTTTAAGCAAGCATTTAATCCGTTTATTTCGATTTTAGCAGGCTTGAGTTTGCTTTGCTCCTATTTCGGTTACACCTATGCGATATTAAAAATTTACCGTAAAACAAATCGTTCCTTACAGACTTTGACAGCACTTTTATTTTGCCACGCAATTGTGCATTTTTTTGCATTCCCTTTGCTGATTATGACCCCGTTATTGATAAGTGGTGATATGAGTCAAGTACTTGGTCTTTTTTTAGGTATTGTGTATTTAGTTATCACTTTGTTGCTAACTATTTGGCAATTTCTGGTGACAATCCATATTTACAAACAAGCCTTAGAGGTGGATTATGTAGGCGGTGTGTTAGCAAGTTTTGGACTATTAGCTTGTAATATTTTAACAGTTTCATTTTGGCAATGAGAGTACATTATGCATTTACACATTTTAGGTATTGGCGGAACATTCATGAGCGCTCTAGCGATTTTAGCAAGAGAGGCAGGTTTTAAGGTAACGGGATGTGATGCAAATTGTTATCCTCCTGTGAGTGATTTACTTCGCGCTAAACAGATTGAATGGACAGAAGGCTATGAAGATACTGCTCAAGCTTTAAAAGCGGATTGTGTCATTGTAGGAAATGCAATCAAAAGAGGGCTGCCGGTTATC
The genomic region above belongs to Legionella micdadei and contains:
- the fliJ gene encoding flagellar export protein FliJ translates to MNPRIPRLLQLLALKEKTTRSAAESLFRAREQFLKGKARHDQLVGYRQDYMQQLSDIGGSGCTLGDMRNRINFIAQLDAALSQLNQQLAQLAKYRSHCEAIYLRAKSEQDAVKRLIERVEEQENTKKERAEQKESDEYAQKQWYSKNSATNSTKHSE
- a CDS encoding FliH/SctL family protein, whose translation is MDNPDFQPLYEEKDKESFSIWDIKSPEPEITESIDSEEELAKECEFIREEAKKAGYQEGLQQAASHVQKKQQELAHWLDLLQHPAKLLDNELNQEIVQTILWICEVCIGVELSIHPEKLLTLIDVIKPELPLLQGKKQLLLNPEDADYLMNELKPSGDSELIQFIIPDPSLARGDFYLKSDFSDLDGRVKTRLKNLLKSYLQNDNHDDMDSE
- the fliI gene encoding flagellar protein export ATPase FliI, whose product is MKAYPSQLYATLKTIRSKPDLGLISCGRVSRAIGLTLEARGFHQPVGARCWVKINNKKHVEAEVVGFDDENAYLMSIGHTQGIAPGMLIIPSGRIAQVNVGNALLGRVLNGAGQVIDDGGSLKTEETYPLTSHPFNPLKRATISTPMDVGIRAINGLLTVGRGQRIGLFAGSGVGKSVLLSMMTRFTAADLVVVGLIGERGREVKEFIESNLGKEGLKRAVVIAAPADESPLMRLHGAMVATSIAEYFRDRGKHVLLLMDSLTRFAQAQREIGLSIGEPPATKGYPPSVFAKLPQLVERAGNGKPGTGSITAFYTVLTEGDDQQDPIADAARAILDGHIVLSRELAESGQFPAIDIESSISRVMPAIVPESQMKEMLLLKKYLSIYEKNKDLILLGAYTKGNDKQLDKAIACREKIREYIIQDMNEKVDYETSITLLNQLAKTVEQY
- a CDS encoding YhdP family protein codes for the protein MSMRKSSGIVKTLLPIRRSTVSKILKRCWMFLAFLIITAAIMSSLFRALTPWAKQYKAEVEHQLSAILGEKVTINAMETGWYWFEPVIKLNKVSISDGRQEVVKLNRLLVGINLFSSLWHWQIQPGVLFIDDLHLSLRQINNGWDIEGIDGYDEPKMGWDSAKPILAWILAQQKIIIKNLSAQLYMQDGTVIPLSELNLNIANHAGHYNIRGRGSLAQTAATNFQLLADLNLDPYALDKTSGHVFFSIQHLLPAQWQGFVNPSRFQLLGGKGDAQLWVDLARGQIQNIQSRLRVRNLAWTDKETQKNQVIQLLKGNLAWKPTRAGWEFTGDKIRLHLADTHWPQNSLLLRYEKNKDAYFVYVQNILLESLLSSSITWPQSLMPILAMKPHGQFQDTQIHVNQGKLSSVLTRFSNLGWPAKAKSPGVDNLSGTIHWQPNEGNLKLAGEEAVLTQKKQPAITFSVLSASFNWQTLGDGLRVSMEHFILNHPNLLLNLTGVLDKVNANSSGQLNLKGEFSMKNAQGLLPYLPSKYLKAKLDAWLKHDIKRINKAQGKISINGPLADFPFDKQPGEFSIKSHLTGVDLIFAPHWPVTKNIEAYLQVDKRTLEANIINADLKEMRVTEGNLRVTDLGLDKEVLLIHSKLRASGEKALTYVMSSPLKKKLSALTMLKIHGLLDLDFRLEAALYPGNDTILVLGDINFKNNTVHVHHSMDDVELQNLTGNLQFNQKGVIGSGLKALILNNPANLMIQSIHEPIPYTQVNISGETTVDVLNKKFNLPILSLMRGAVWMDGELKLTDDPNDLDHLQVKTSLVGLSIDLPPPFGKAVETKMPLTVNIDFNPQKAVRLRFNYDNQLSSDLWFSRPNDAFKLQKGEIRLGGGAAKESKQHGLQLVGALPYFELDQWIKTKAKLPELTGKSTLVDSLNLIDVKLHKTKIWKEKYDDLAFKASKLNSGDWIIQLDQAALAARLRYQPSSNTLTGQFDKLKLESKPSQPNPVTAEVKSTLKPTDLPNLNLRIASLQLGALDLGDVSLKAKSKPNRWQLDHCEIKSPSYWLTAKGEWKQDGKANSTRLQADLHINDLASSLQRWKVSPAIEAQKGELRFRGGWPGSLSEFSLAKINGEIAINFKDGRITNLSPETEEKLGLGKLLSILSLQTIPRRLKLDFSDLAKGGYSFDQFQGSFNITNGVMTTQDSFIDGPVAHASMKGNLDIANQLYNVDLKISPHITASLPVVATIAGGPVAGFATWVASKIINQSMQKISGYSYKVSGPWKQPTVEEISIIKKRLAAYRNRYRTA